Proteins from a single region of Methanothrix sp.:
- the tfe gene encoding transcription factor E, whose product MVAVENPIHRAYLLRIVGEEGLKIVEAMPEEEVTDEHLAEITGISLNTVRRALYLLYEHRLAVYRRKRDPDSGWLTYLWKLCPESLDSALEAEVRKLINKLNARLRYEKDHVFYACVNGCARFVFEEASENNFTCPFCQGSLEYMENSTIVEVIEERIKELSAALCS is encoded by the coding sequence GAATCCCATCCACAGGGCGTATCTGCTAAGGATCGTCGGCGAGGAGGGTCTAAAGATCGTCGAGGCAATGCCAGAGGAGGAGGTGACTGACGAGCATCTCGCCGAGATCACAGGGATCAGCCTCAATACTGTGCGAAGGGCGCTTTATCTGCTCTACGAGCACAGGCTTGCGGTCTACAGGAGAAAGAGAGATCCGGACAGCGGATGGCTTACGTACCTCTGGAAGCTCTGCCCTGAGAGCCTGGACAGCGCGCTTGAGGCAGAGGTCAGGAAGCTCATAAACAAGCTCAACGCCAGGCTCCGCTACGAGAAGGATCATGTGTTCTACGCATGTGTGAACGGCTGCGCCCGGTTTGTGTTCGAGGAGGCGAGCGAGAACAACTTCACATGTCCGTTCTGCCAGGGCAGCCTGGAGTACATGGAGAACAGCACGATCGTAGAGGTGATAGAGGAGCGGATAAAGGAGC